One Stigmatopora argus isolate UIUO_Sarg chromosome 20, RoL_Sarg_1.0, whole genome shotgun sequence genomic region harbors:
- the LOC144065605 gene encoding uncharacterized protein LOC144065605, giving the protein MASPSEFTCGKRPAKFHEENSTFCKIMHAKVVLHRLEGFREYLGPDGKESVGLKKELELSQNKGEEPEFSQQQMRDERLTIKQEEDDVTWSLGEILKREEDLGVTSRGAEPAHTLTLPQIKEEEPEFPRQQIKKEEDDVTVSTGEPFKSEGDVGVAGRGAETPNGTSAEGQADNLIATLTDSKDLLYDNEGLKDGKLWKCSQCGKIFGKKSTLKTHMRSHTGEKPLCTICGKTFTRKVKLNIHARTHTGEKPFSCSVCGQRFTEKRYLKIHTRIHTGEKPFSCSVCGKAFSQQHHLKTHTRTHSSEKPFSCSVCGQRFTQKGSLNYHARTHTGEKPFACSVCGKAFSRQQHLKRHTRTHTGEKPFACSVCGKTFTHKGSLNYHARTHTGEKPFACSVCGKRCTEKENLKKHTRTHTGEKPFSCSVCGQRFTRKGSLISHARTHTV; this is encoded by the coding sequence gtttcagagaatatcttggtcctgatgggaaagagtctgttggccttaaaaaggaacttgagctctcCCAAaacaaaggggaggagccagagttctctcaacaacaaatgagagacgagcgacttacAATCAAgcaggaggaagatgatgtcacctggtcacttggtgaaatcctgaagagggaagaggatctgggcgtgaccagcagaggggcggagcctgcacacaccttaacgttaccccaaattaaagaggaggagccagagttccctcgacagcaaatcaaaaaggaggaagatgatgtcaccgtgtcaactggtgagcctttcaagagtgaaggtgatgtgggcgtggccggcagaggggcggagactccgaacggcacctcagcagaagggcaagcagacaactTAATTGCTACGTTAACAGATAGcaaagacttgctttatgacaatgaaggtcttaaggatggcaaactctggaaatgctctcagtgtggaaaaatctttgggaaaaagtctactttgaaaacacatatgaggagccacaccggggagaaacccttatgtacaatttgtggtaaaacatttacacgcaAGGTAaagttaaatattcatgcaagaacacacactggtgaaaaaccattttcgtgttcagtttgtggtcaaagatttacagagaagagatacttaaaaatacacacaagaatccacactggtgaaaaaccattttcgtgttcagtttgcggtaaagccttttctcaacagcatcacttaaaaacgcacacaagaacacactcgagtgaaaaaccattttcgtgttcagtttgtggtcaaagattcacacagaagggaagtttaaattatcatgcaagaacacacacaggtgaaaaaccatttgcgtgttcagtttgtggtaaagccttttctagacagcaacacttaaaaaggcacacaagaacccacacaggtgaaaaaccatttgcgtgttcagtttgtggtaaaacatttacacacaagggaagttTAAAttatcatgcaagaacacacacaggtgaaaaaccatttgcgtgttcagtttgtggtaaaagatgtACAGAGaaggaaaacttaaaaaaacacacaagaacccacacaggtgaaaaaccattttcgtgttcagtttgtggtcaaagattcacacggaagggaagcttaattagtcatgcaagaacacacacagtttaa
- the LOC144065562 gene encoding uncharacterized protein LOC144065562 isoform X4 yields the protein MPARTKPTEFQEEHSTVCNVTHEKVVIHIPEGFRNQPPQFEGEEPEFPQDQKREEQLEIKMEEEDVPWSTGEESFKIEEDLGRASGGAEPANTSAWPQIKEEADLPQQQKREDQPPIEKEEDVTWSSGELFKSEDDLVMDLVADLLSKPFSRRTFQEKLDIIKKGRSTPKLASLSQPGKGCVRRFQFANYERYPWLTGSEEHCKLYCWECLLFATNGHGVWSNTGFAHLSCLTKAATRHQSSAGHLQATVLSKTFGETRVELQFNEQVRRETECHNEKVKKNREILKRLIDCVIFLDRLDAHSCWTKSASGVSLVWHQHGGSTHPEWSIQFLRREML from the exons gtttcagaaatcagCCCCCCCAATTCGAAGGGGAGGAGCCCGAGTTTCCTCAAgaccaaaagagagaagagcaacttgaaataaaaatggaggaagaagatgtcccctggtcaactggtgaggaGTCTTTTAAGatagaagaggatctgggcagggccagtggaggggcggagcctgcaaacacctctgcatggccccaaattaaagaggaagcAGACCTGCCTCAACAGCAAAAGAGGGAAGATCAACCTCCCatcgaaaaggaggaagatgtcacctggtcatctGGTGAgcttttcaagagtgaagatgatctcgtaatggatttggttgcagatttactgtcaaagccattttcaagacggacttttcaagaaaagctggacatcattaagaaagggcggtcaactccaaagctagcaagcctgtcacaaccgggaaaagggtgtgtccgccgctttcagttcgctaactacgagcgctacccctggcttacgggctccgaggaacactgcaaattgtattgctgggagtgcttgttatttgccaccaatggacatggtgtttggagcaacactggatttgcacatttgtcttgtttaaccaaagcagcaacgagacaccaaagctctgccggacacttgcaagcaacggtgctctccaaaacttttggggaaacccgagtggagttacagtttaacgagcaagtgcgcagggaaacggagtgccacaacgaaaaggttaagaaaaatagggaaatcttaaaaagactgatagactgtgtcatttttttgg atcgcctcgatgcacacagctgctggacgaaatctgccagcggTGTCTCCCTcgtgtggcaccaacacggtggcagtacacatccagagtggtcaatacagtTTTTGAGAAGAGAGatgctctaa
- the LOC144066178 gene encoding uncharacterized protein LOC144066178: protein MRSHTGEKPLSCTVCDKRFTEKGTLKRHTRTHSGEKPFSCSVCGQRFTWKGPLISHARTHTGEKPFSCSVCGKAFSQQHHLKTHTRTHSGEKPFSCSVCGQRFTQKGHLISHARTHTGDKPFSCSVCGQRFTEKGHLKTHTRTHTGEKPFSCSVCGQRFTHKQTLKIHTRTHTGEKPFSCSVCGQRFTHTGHLNSHARTHTGENRFSCSVCGKRFTEKGHLKTHTRTHTGEKPFSCSVCGKRFTHKQTLKIHSRTHTGEKPFSCSVCGQRFTHTGHLNSHTRTHTGEKPFSCSVCGQRFTRKGNLKTHTRTHTGVKPFSCSVCGQTFTRKDHVISHARTHTG, encoded by the coding sequence atgaggagccacactggggagaaacccttatcatgtacagtttgtgataaaagatttacagagaagggaaccttaaaaaggcacacaagaacacactctggtgaaaaaccattttcgtgttcagtttgtggtcaaagattcacatggAAGGGacccttaattagtcatgcaagaacccacactggtgaaaaaccattttcgtgttcagtttgcggtaaagccttttctcaacagcatcacttaaaaacgcacacaagaacacactctggtgaaaaaccattttcgtgttcagtttgtggtcaaagattcacacagaagggacacttaattagtcatgcaagaacacacacaggtgacaaaccattttcatgttcagtttgtggtcaaagatttacagagaagggacacttaaaaacgcacacaagaacccacactggtgaaaaaccattttcgtgttcagtttgtggtcaaagatttacacacaagcaaaccttaaaaattcacacaagaacccacactggtgaaaaaccattttcgtgttcagtttgtggtcaaagattcacacatacgggacacttaaatagtcatgcaagaacacacacaggtgaaaatagattttcgtgttcagtttgtggtaaaagatttacagagaagggacacttaaaaacgcacacaagaacccacactggtgaaaaaccattttcgtgttcagtttgtggtaaaagatttacacacaagcaaaccTTAAAAATTcactcaagaacccacactggtgaaaaaccattttcgtgttcagtttgtggtcaaagattcacacatacgggacacttaaatagtcatacaagaacccacactggtgaaaaaccattttcgtgttcagtttgtggtcaaagattcacacggaagggaaacttaaaaacgcacacaagaacccacactggtgtaaaaccattttcgtgttcagtttgtggtcaaacattcacacggaaggatcacgtaattagtcatgcaagaacacacacgggttaa
- the LOC144065562 gene encoding zinc finger MYM-type protein 1-like isoform X2, with the protein MPARTKPTEFQEEHSTVCNVTHEKVVIHIPEGFRNQPPQFEGEEPEFPQDQKREEQLEIKMEEEDVPWSTGEESFKIEEDLGRASGGAEPANTSAWPQIKEEADLPQQQKREDQPPIEKEEDVTWSSGELFKSEDDLVMDLVADLLSKPFSRRTFQEKLDIIKKGRSTPKLASLSQPGKGCVRRFQFANYERYPWLTGSEEHCKLYCWECLLFATNGHGVWSNTGFAHLSCLTKAATRHQSSAGHLQATVLSKTFGETRVELQFNEQVRRETECHNEKVKKNREILKRLIDCVIFLGKQELSFQGHDASAASPNKGNYVELLSFIAEKNTDLHYHLSTNNMFSGTSGKLQNDLITAIAEVMREEIKREVDKAPFVTVMVDDSTDTSNAAQLALVLRYVTGRGVKERFVRFENVTSGNQANNIAGLIIQFLVENECLGKVVAQCYDGAAVMSSGFNGVQAKVKERAPLALFIHCYAHQLNLVLTQGASKLKESKIFFAHLNGFAAFFFRSPRCTQLLDEICQRCLPRVAPTRWQYTSRVVNTVFEKRDALKELFHHILEHHDETTNWMYSFVLQE; encoded by the exons gtttcagaaatcagCCCCCCCAATTCGAAGGGGAGGAGCCCGAGTTTCCTCAAgaccaaaagagagaagagcaacttgaaataaaaatggaggaagaagatgtcccctggtcaactggtgaggaGTCTTTTAAGatagaagaggatctgggcagggccagtggaggggcggagcctgcaaacacctctgcatggccccaaattaaagaggaagcAGACCTGCCTCAACAGCAAAAGAGGGAAGATCAACCTCCCatcgaaaaggaggaagatgtcacctggtcatctGGTGAgcttttcaagagtgaagatgatctcgtaatggatttggttgcagatttactgtcaaagccattttcaagacggacttttcaagaaaagctggacatcattaagaaagggcggtcaactccaaagctagcaagcctgtcacaaccgggaaaagggtgtgtccgccgctttcagttcgctaactacgagcgctacccctggcttacgggctccgaggaacactgcaaattgtattgctgggagtgcttgttatttgccaccaatggacatggtgtttggagcaacactggatttgcacatttgtcttgtttaaccaaagcagcaacgagacaccaaagctctgccggacacttgcaagcaacggtgctctccaaaacttttggggaaacccgagtggagttacagtttaacgagcaagtgcgcagggaaacggagtgccacaacgaaaaggttaagaaaaatagggaaatcttaaaaagactgatagactgtgtcatttttttgggtaagcaggaactttcatttcaggGACACGATgcaagcgctgcatccccaaacaaaggaaattatgtagagcttctttctttcattgctgagaaaaacacagatttacattaccacctgtccactaataatatGTTTAGTGGGACGTCGGGCAAATTACAAAATGACCTGATCACTgccattgctgaagtgatgaggGAAGAGATCAAAAGGGAAGTTGATAAAGCACCGTTTGTCACTGTTATGGTGGATGACTCGACAGACACGAGTAATGCAGcgcagctcgcactggttctgcgttatgtcacgggcagaggtgtcaaggagcggttcgtcagatttgaaaatgttaccagtgggaatcaagccaacaacattgcaggtcttatcatccaatttttggtggaaaatgaatgtctgggtaaagttgtggcacagtgttatgacggtgcagcagtcatgtcttctggatttaatggggtgcaggctaaagttaaggagagagcaccgttagctttattcatacactgctatgcacatcagcttaatttagtactgactcagggggcctcaaagcttaaagaaagcaaaatatttttcgctcaccttaatggctttgctgcatttttttttagatcgcctcgatgcacacagctgctggacgaaatctgccagcggTGTCTCCCTcgtgtggcaccaacacggtggcagtacacatccagagtggtcaatacagtTTTTGAGAAGAGAGatgctctaaaggaactgtttcatcacatccttgagcatcatgacga aacaacaaactggatgtacagttttgtcttgcaagagtaa
- the LOC144065562 gene encoding uncharacterized protein LOC144065562 isoform X6, whose product MPARTKPTEFQEEHSTVCNVTHEKVVIHIPEGFRNQPPQFEGEEPEFPQDQKREEQLEIKMEEEDVPWSTGEESFKIEEDLGRASGGAEPANTSAWPQIKEEADLPQQQKREDQPPIEKEEDVTWSSGELFKSEDDLVMDLVADLLSKPFSRRTFQEKLDIIKKGRSTPKLASLSQPGKGCVRRFQFANYERYPWLTGSEEHCKLYCWECLLFATNGHGVWSNTGFAHLSCLTKAATRHQSSAGHLQATVLSKTFGETRVELQFNEQVRRETECHNEKVKKNREILKRLIDCVIFLEQQTGCTVLSCKSKGVL is encoded by the exons gtttcagaaatcagCCCCCCCAATTCGAAGGGGAGGAGCCCGAGTTTCCTCAAgaccaaaagagagaagagcaacttgaaataaaaatggaggaagaagatgtcccctggtcaactggtgaggaGTCTTTTAAGatagaagaggatctgggcagggccagtggaggggcggagcctgcaaacacctctgcatggccccaaattaaagaggaagcAGACCTGCCTCAACAGCAAAAGAGGGAAGATCAACCTCCCatcgaaaaggaggaagatgtcacctggtcatctGGTGAgcttttcaagagtgaagatgatctcgtaatggatttggttgcagatttactgtcaaagccattttcaagacggacttttcaagaaaagctggacatcattaagaaagggcggtcaactccaaagctagcaagcctgtcacaaccgggaaaagggtgtgtccgccgctttcagttcgctaactacgagcgctacccctggcttacgggctccgaggaacactgcaaattgtattgctgggagtgcttgttatttgccaccaatggacatggtgtttggagcaacactggatttgcacatttgtcttgtttaaccaaagcagcaacgagacaccaaagctctgccggacacttgcaagcaacggtgctctccaaaacttttggggaaacccgagtggagttacagtttaacgagcaagtgcgcagggaaacggagtgccacaacgaaaaggttaagaaaaatagggaaatcttaaaaagactgatagactgtgtcatttttttgg aacaacaaactggatgtacagttttgtcttgcaagagtaaaggagttttgtga
- the LOC144065562 gene encoding uncharacterized protein LOC144065562 isoform X5 — protein sequence MPARTKPTEFQEEHSTVCNVTHEKVVIHIPEGFRNQPPQFEGEEPEFPQDQKREEQLEIKMEEEDVPWSTGEESFKIEEDLGRASGGAEPANTSAWPQIKEEADLPQQQKREDQPPIEKEEDVTWSSGELFKSEDDLVMDLVADLLSKPFSRRTFQEKLDIIKKGRSTPKLASLSQPGKGCVRRFQFANYERYPWLTGSEEHCKLYCWECLLFATNGHGVWSNTGFAHLSCLTKAATRHQSSAGHLQATVLSKTFGETRVELQFNEQVRRETECHNEKIASMHTAAGRNLPAVSPSCGTNTVAVHIQSGQYSF from the exons gtttcagaaatcagCCCCCCCAATTCGAAGGGGAGGAGCCCGAGTTTCCTCAAgaccaaaagagagaagagcaacttgaaataaaaatggaggaagaagatgtcccctggtcaactggtgaggaGTCTTTTAAGatagaagaggatctgggcagggccagtggaggggcggagcctgcaaacacctctgcatggccccaaattaaagaggaagcAGACCTGCCTCAACAGCAAAAGAGGGAAGATCAACCTCCCatcgaaaaggaggaagatgtcacctggtcatctGGTGAgcttttcaagagtgaagatgatctcgtaatggatttggttgcagatttactgtcaaagccattttcaagacggacttttcaagaaaagctggacatcattaagaaagggcggtcaactccaaagctagcaagcctgtcacaaccgggaaaagggtgtgtccgccgctttcagttcgctaactacgagcgctacccctggcttacgggctccgaggaacactgcaaattgtattgctgggagtgcttgttatttgccaccaatggacatggtgtttggagcaacactggatttgcacatttgtcttgtttaaccaaagcagcaacgagacaccaaagctctgccggacacttgcaagcaacggtgctctccaaaacttttggggaaacccgagtggagttacagtttaacgagcaagtgcgcagggaaacggagtgccacaacgaaaag atcgcctcgatgcacacagctgctggacgaaatctgccagcggTGTCTCCCTcgtgtggcaccaacacggtggcagtacacatccagagtggtcaatacagtTTTTGA
- the LOC144065562 gene encoding zinc finger MYM-type protein 1-like isoform X1 has protein sequence MPARTKPTEFQEEHSTVCNVTHEKVVIHIPEGFRNQPPQFEGEEPEFPQDQKREEQLEIKMEEEDVPWSTGEESFKIEEDLGRASGGAEPANTSAWPQIKEEADLPQQQKREDQPPIEKEEDVTWSSGELFKSEDDLVMDLVADLLSKPFSRRTFQEKLDIIKKGRSTPKLASLSQPGKGCVRRFQFANYERYPWLTGSEEHCKLYCWECLLFATNGHGVWSNTGFAHLSCLTKAATRHQSSAGHLQATVLSKTFGETRVELQFNEQVRRETECHNEKVKKNREILKRLIDCVIFLGKQELSFQGHDASAASPNKGNYVELLSFIAEKNTDLHYHLSTNNMFSGTSGKLQNDLITAIAEVMREEIKREVDKAPFVTVMVDDSTDTSNAAQLALVLRYVTGRGVKERFVRFENVTSGNQANNIAGLIIQFLVENECLGKVVAQCYDGAAVMSSGFNGVQAKVKERAPLALFIHCYAHQLNLVLTQGASKLKESKIFFAHLNGFAAFFFRSPRCTQLLDEICQRCLPRVAPTRWQYTSRVVNTVFEKRDALKELFHHILEHHDEYDEESVGTTNWMYSFVLQE, from the exons gtttcagaaatcagCCCCCCCAATTCGAAGGGGAGGAGCCCGAGTTTCCTCAAgaccaaaagagagaagagcaacttgaaataaaaatggaggaagaagatgtcccctggtcaactggtgaggaGTCTTTTAAGatagaagaggatctgggcagggccagtggaggggcggagcctgcaaacacctctgcatggccccaaattaaagaggaagcAGACCTGCCTCAACAGCAAAAGAGGGAAGATCAACCTCCCatcgaaaaggaggaagatgtcacctggtcatctGGTGAgcttttcaagagtgaagatgatctcgtaatggatttggttgcagatttactgtcaaagccattttcaagacggacttttcaagaaaagctggacatcattaagaaagggcggtcaactccaaagctagcaagcctgtcacaaccgggaaaagggtgtgtccgccgctttcagttcgctaactacgagcgctacccctggcttacgggctccgaggaacactgcaaattgtattgctgggagtgcttgttatttgccaccaatggacatggtgtttggagcaacactggatttgcacatttgtcttgtttaaccaaagcagcaacgagacaccaaagctctgccggacacttgcaagcaacggtgctctccaaaacttttggggaaacccgagtggagttacagtttaacgagcaagtgcgcagggaaacggagtgccacaacgaaaaggttaagaaaaatagggaaatcttaaaaagactgatagactgtgtcatttttttgggtaagcaggaactttcatttcaggGACACGATgcaagcgctgcatccccaaacaaaggaaattatgtagagcttctttctttcattgctgagaaaaacacagatttacattaccacctgtccactaataatatGTTTAGTGGGACGTCGGGCAAATTACAAAATGACCTGATCACTgccattgctgaagtgatgaggGAAGAGATCAAAAGGGAAGTTGATAAAGCACCGTTTGTCACTGTTATGGTGGATGACTCGACAGACACGAGTAATGCAGcgcagctcgcactggttctgcgttatgtcacgggcagaggtgtcaaggagcggttcgtcagatttgaaaatgttaccagtgggaatcaagccaacaacattgcaggtcttatcatccaatttttggtggaaaatgaatgtctgggtaaagttgtggcacagtgttatgacggtgcagcagtcatgtcttctggatttaatggggtgcaggctaaagttaaggagagagcaccgttagctttattcatacactgctatgcacatcagcttaatttagtactgactcagggggcctcaaagcttaaagaaagcaaaatatttttcgctcaccttaatggctttgctgcatttttttttagatcgcctcgatgcacacagctgctggacgaaatctgccagcggTGTCTCCCTcgtgtggcaccaacacggtggcagtacacatccagagtggtcaatacagtTTTTGAGAAGAGAGatgctctaaaggaactgtttcatcacatccttgagcatcatgacgagtacgacgaGGAGTCTGTGGG aacaacaaactggatgtacagttttgtcttgcaagagtaa
- the LOC144065562 gene encoding uncharacterized protein LOC144065562 isoform X3, whose protein sequence is MPARTKPTEFQEEHSTVCNVTHEKVVIHIPEGFRNQPPQFEGEEPEFPQDQKREEQLEIKMEEEDVPWSTGEESFKIEEDLGRASGGAEPANTSAWPQIKEEADLPQQQKREDQPPIEKEEDVTWSSGELFKSEDDLVMDLVADLLSKPFSRRTFQEKLDIIKKGRSTPKLASLSQPGKGCVRRFQFANYERYPWLTGSEEHCKLYCWECLLFATNGHGVWSNTGFAHLSCLTKAATRHQSSAGHLQATVLSKTFGETRVELQFNEQVRRETECHNEKNNKLDVQFCLARVKEFCDTVERERSRYGEIYEATERSAGAPSARRGQVQDPSAHYHQLYDRVLDNIICQTQTRFQDHERLVFVSLLDPQKFREFQLTFPHAAFSSLTQSHGALFDLPRLRTELTVMYAMDDFAGKSSTDLLDFLQQKNLSESMGQLYTLVCLAVTIPVSTASFERTFSVLNRIKTYARNTTGQARLSALALMAIEKNFLTDMKRTNNLYDRVIEIFSRKERRMDFVYK, encoded by the exons gtttcagaaatcagCCCCCCCAATTCGAAGGGGAGGAGCCCGAGTTTCCTCAAgaccaaaagagagaagagcaacttgaaataaaaatggaggaagaagatgtcccctggtcaactggtgaggaGTCTTTTAAGatagaagaggatctgggcagggccagtggaggggcggagcctgcaaacacctctgcatggccccaaattaaagaggaagcAGACCTGCCTCAACAGCAAAAGAGGGAAGATCAACCTCCCatcgaaaaggaggaagatgtcacctggtcatctGGTGAgcttttcaagagtgaagatgatctcgtaatggatttggttgcagatttactgtcaaagccattttcaagacggacttttcaagaaaagctggacatcattaagaaagggcggtcaactccaaagctagcaagcctgtcacaaccgggaaaagggtgtgtccgccgctttcagttcgctaactacgagcgctacccctggcttacgggctccgaggaacactgcaaattgtattgctgggagtgcttgttatttgccaccaatggacatggtgtttggagcaacactggatttgcacatttgtcttgtttaaccaaagcagcaacgagacaccaaagctctgccggacacttgcaagcaacggtgctctccaaaacttttggggaaacccgagtggagttacagtttaacgagcaagtgcgcagggaaacggagtgccacaacgaaaag aacaacaaactggatgtacagttttgtcttgcaagagtaaaggagttttgtgacacagttgaacgcgagaggagccgatacggggaaatctacgaggctactgaacgcagtgcgggcGCTCCGAGCGCGCGAAGAGGTCAAGTGCAAGATCCTTcggcgcactaccaccaactctacGACAgggttctggacaatattatttgccagacgcagaCCAGATTTCAGGACCACGAAAGACTGGTGTTTGTCTCCCTCCttgacccgcagaagtttcgggaattccagttaactttcccacatgcagccttctccagcttaacacagagccacggagcacttttcgatctgcctcggctaagaacagaactgactgtaatgtatgccatggatgattttgcaggaaaatcttccactgatctccttgacttccttcagcagaaaaatctgagtgagagcatggggcagctttacacattagtgtgtttggcagtgaccatccccgtatCCACTGCTTCtttcgaacggacattttcagtcctaaatcgaataaaaacttatgccagaaatacgacaggacaggctcgactttcagcattagctctgATGGCGATAGAGAAGAACTTCTTGACTGATATGAAACGCACAAATAATCTGtatgacagagtaattgaaatcttctcgaggaaagaaaggaggatggattttgtgtacaaataa